The Candidatus Reconcilbacillus cellulovorans genome includes the window CTCCGTACCGGAAAAATCGACCCGTTCCGAAGGAGAAAACGCGGCGGATAAGCGGAACGAGGTGGAAGCCGGTGACGGTGGTGTCGAGGAAGTGGATGCGTCTCAGCAGGCCGAATCCTCTGCAGAAGACGCGGAGCGTTTTCGCAAGGAAGCAGAGGTATGGTACGACCGGTTCGTGCGTCTTCAGGCCGATTTCGACAACTACCGCAAACGCACGGCTCAAGAGCGGGAGGAATGGGTTCGATCCGCATCCCGCCGTTTGGTGGAAAAGCTTTTGCCGGTCGTCGACCATTTCGAGCTGGCGGCCGCATCCAGCCGTCAAAACCGCGATTTCGACGCCTTGGCCAAAGGAGTCGATATGATTCTCCGCCAACTCGAACAACTGCTGCGGGAAGAAGGCGTGGAGCCGATCGAAACGGTCGGTCGGCCGTTCGATCCCGAGCTGCATGAGGCGATCATGAGGGTCGATTCGGCGGAGCACGGCGAGGGCGTCGTCGTCGAAGAGGTTCGCCGCGGTTACCGGATGCACGGTAAAGTGCTCCGGCCTGCGCTGGTCAAGGTGAGTCAATAGACGCCGGGTTCGCATAGACCGGAATCGAGGGTTTTCGAGGAGGAGA containing:
- a CDS encoding nucleotide exchange factor GrpE; translated protein: MEITTADEATGDTESASVPEKSTRSEGENAADKRNEVEAGDGGVEEVDASQQAESSAEDAERFRKEAEVWYDRFVRLQADFDNYRKRTAQEREEWVRSASRRLVEKLLPVVDHFELAAASSRQNRDFDALAKGVDMILRQLEQLLREEGVEPIETVGRPFDPELHEAIMRVDSAEHGEGVVVEEVRRGYRMHGKVLRPALVKVSQ